One stretch of Glandiceps talaboti chromosome 7, keGlaTala1.1, whole genome shotgun sequence DNA includes these proteins:
- the LOC144437775 gene encoding histone H4, giving the protein MSGRGKGGKGLGKGGAKRHRKVLRDNIQGITKPAIRRLARRGGVKRISGLIYEETRGVLKVFLENVIRDAVTYTEHAKRKTVTAMDVVYALKRQGRTLYGFGG; this is encoded by the coding sequence ATGTCTGGTCGTGGTAAAGGAGGTAAAGGTCTAGGAAAAGGAGGCGCCAAGCGTCATCGTAAAGTTCTTCGTGATAACATCCAGGGTATCACCAAACCAGCTATCCGTCGTTTGGCCCGCCGTGGTGGTGTCAAACGTATCTCAGGTCTCATCTACGAAGAAACTCGTGGTGTACTGAAGGTATTCTTGGAGAACGTCATCCGTGATGCCGTCACCTACACCGAGCACGCCAAGAGAAAGACCGTCACCGCCATGGATGTCGTCTATGCTCTGAAACGCCAAGGTCGTACTTTGTACGGATTTGGTGGTTAG
- the LOC144437209 gene encoding histone H4 has protein sequence MSGRGKGGKGLGKGGAKRHRKVLRDNIQGITKPAIRRLARRGGVKRISGLIYEETRGVLKVFLENVIRDAVTYTEHAKRKTVTAMDVVYALKRQGRTLYGFGG, from the coding sequence ATGTCTGGTCGTGGTAAAGGAGGTAAAGGTCTTGGAAAAGGAGGCGCCAAGCGTCATCGTAAAGTTCTTCGTGATAACATCCAGGGTATCACCAAACCAGCTATCCGTCGTTTGGCCCGTCGTGGTGGTGTCAAACGTATCTCTGGTCTCATCTACGAAGAAACCCGTGGTGTACTGAAAGTGTTCTTGGAGAATGTCATCCGTGATGCCGTCACCTACACCGAGCACGCCAAGAGAAAGACCGTCACCGCCATGGATGTCGTCTATGCTCTGAAACGCCAAGGCCGTACTCTGTACGGATTTGGTGGTTAG
- the LOC144437208 gene encoding histone H2A-like, with amino-acid sequence MSGRGKAGKAKGKAKSRSSRAGLQFPVGRVHRFLRKGNYASRVGAGAPVYLAAVLEYLAAEILELAGNAARDNKKTRIIPRHLQLAVRNDEELNKLMGGVTIAQGGVLPNIQAVLLPKKTQSKK; translated from the coding sequence ATGTCTGGACGTGGTAAAGCAGGTAAAGCTAAGGGCAAAGCAAAGAGCCGTTCCAGCCGTGCTGGTTTACAGTTCCCAGTCGGACGTGTGCACCGTTTCCTTCGCAAAGGCAACTATGCTAGTCGCGTTGGTGCAGGTGCTCCAGTCTACTTGGCTGCCGTTCTCGAATACTTGGCTGCTGAAATCCTAGAGTTGGCAGGAAATGCTGCCCGTGACAACAAGAAGACAAGAATCATTCCACGTCACTTGCAGTTGGCTGTCCGAAATGACGAAGAATTGAACAAACTGATGGGTGGTGTCACTATTGCCCAGGGTGGTGTATTGCCAAACATCCAGGCAGTACTTTTACCAAAGAAGACTCAATCCAAAAAGTAA